In Limnothrix sp. FACHB-406, the DNA window CGTGTTCCGCATGAAGCTGATGGGTGCAGAAGTGCGACCCGTGGAAGCGGGAACCGGCACGCTGAAGGATGCCACCTCGGAAGCGATTCGCGACTGGGTGACCAACGTGGAAACCACCCACTACATCCTGGGTTCCGTGGCTGGCCCCCACCCTTACCCGATGATGGTGCGCGACTTCCACGCCATCATTGGTCAGGAAACCCGCCAACAGTGCCAAGCCAAATGGGGCGGACTGCCAGATATTTTGCTGGCCTGCGTCGGCGGTGGCTCCAATGCTATGGGGCTGTTCCATGAGTTCGTGACGGAACCAACCGTGCGGATGATTGGCGTGGAAGCGGCCGGCGAGGGAGCCGAAACCGAAAAGCACGCGGCTACCTTGACCAAGGGCCGGGTGGGCGTGTTGCATGGGGCCATGAGCTATTTGCTGCAAGATGGCGACGGCCAGGTCATTGAGGCCCACTCAATCAGTGCTGGGTTGGACTATCCCGGTGTGGGCCCGGAACATGCCTACTTGAAGGATGCGGGACGTGCGGAATACTACAGCGTGACGGATCAGGAGGCGTTGGATGCCTTCCAGCGGGTGTCGCGTCTGGAGGGAATTATCCCGGCGCTGGAAACAGCCCACGCCTTTGCCCATCTGGAAAAACTTTGCCCGACCTTGGAAGGTAGCCCCAAAATTGTGATTAATTGTTCGGGCCGGGGCGATAAAGATGTGCAAACGGTGGCTAAGGTGTTGATGCCTTAGGCCTGGTTGGCACACCCGATCGCTGGGGACGGGAATGGCTGATTTTCTGAGCCACATCCGTGGGGGCGTACAGCGGTACGCCCCTACCCGGATGCCTTCTACTCCCGAGGTTTTGCCCCGAGATTTTGCCCCGAGATTTTGTAAAGGGCGACGGCCAAATCAGGGAAGCATCGCCACCGCCAAAACCGCACGAGGGCGAGAGTTGCAACAACCATGAAAATTTTGGGCGCGGGCCTCAGTAAAACGGGCACTTCTTCACTTCATGCGGCTTTGCAGATTCTGGGGTTGTATGGGCTGCATTTCGATCGCGATCGCCTGAACGAGATCCTCAGCGGCAAGGTCACCCAACCCAATTTCCGCTGCTATGACGATGTGGATGTGGTGACGGATTTGCCCAGCGCCTATTTTTATCGGGAGTTGGCGTCCGCCTATCCCGACAGCAAAATCATCCTGACCGTGCGCGATGTGGATGCCTGGTGGCGCAGTGTGGAATTTCACATCAATCACCGCTTTCCCGTGTCACCTAGCTTGGGGATTCGGGCCCAGCTTGCCCAGCGTTGGCAGCTCGATCGCTGGTTGAGCCATGGGCCTTGGCCGACGGATTGGCAAGTGGGTTGGCAAAACTTTTGGCAAGAAAGTGCATCGCAACAGTTTCGTCGCGACCTGCGCAATTGTGTTTATGGCTCGGCGATCGCCACCGAATTTCTTTATAAGAAGAAGTATCTGGAGCATAACGATCGGGTGATGGCAGAAATTCCGCCCGATCGACTGCTGGTGATGAATATTCCCGCCGGGGATGGTTGGGAAAAACTCTGCCCTTTTTTGGGTATGCCAATTCCCGATCAACCCTTTCCCCACGCCTACAAAACCGAGCACCAAGCCTACAAACGCTGATCAACAAAAAGCAAGACTGACCCTGTGTTAGAGTCATTCCGACCCGATCCGGATGGTTTAAACAATTCCCATGGCCAGACTCAGCGGAATCTTGCTGCACCCCACTTCGCTCCCCAGTCGCTACGGAGTGGGTGATCTGGGTGACCAGGCCATTGCCTTTTGTGACTGGTTGCAAGCGGGGGCCCAGCGGGTGTGGCAAATGTTGCCCTTGGGGCCGGTGGGTGCTGGCAATTCGCCTTATATGAGTTTTTCTGCGATCGCCGGGGAACCGTTGCTGATCAGCCCCGATCGCCTGGTGGAAGCTGGCTGGCTGCCCGCCGCCGCCCTCGAACAAGTGCCCGATTTCAATCCCCATCGGGTGGACTTTGCGGCGGTGCGGGCCTATAAAGATCGCCTGTTTGTCCAAGCCTGGGCTGGGTTCCAAGTTCATGCCACCGCAGAACAACGCACCGCCTTTGAGGAATTTTGCACCGAGCAGGCCACCTGGCTCGAGGATTTTGCCCTGTTCATGACCCTGAAGGCAGAATTTGGCCAAATTGTTTGGAACCGTTGGGATGTGGGATTTGCCCAGCGAGATCCGGCCGTGTTGGCCGCCGCCCGCCAAACCCTGGCCGAGCCGATCGCCCTGCAACGGTTTTTACAATTCGTCTTCTTTGAACAGTGGCAACAACTGAAGACCGCTGCCAACGAACGGGGCGTGCAATTGGTGGGCGATGTGCCCATCTATGTCTCCTTCGACAGTGCCGACGTTTGGGCCAATCGCGAGTTGTTTGCTCTGGATCCAGACACCCTCGATCCGGCTCAAATGGCCGGCGTACCCCCGGACTATTTCAGCGCCACGGGGCAACTGTGGGGGAACCCGGTTTATGACTGGGAAACCAACGCCCAAACGGGCTATCACTGGTGGATTAACCGATTCCGCCATTTGTTCACCATGGTGGATTGGGTGCGAATTGACCACTTTCGAGGGTTCGAGTCCTTTTGGGCCGTGCCCCAAGGGGAAGAAACCGCCATCAATGGCGACTGGGTTCCGGGGCCGGGCGCTGCATTTTTCGAAGCGGTGCAGGGGGCCTTGGGCAAGCTGCCAGTGATTGCGGAAGATTTGGGGATTATTACGCCCGAGGTGGAAGCCCTGCGCGATCGCTTCCAATTTCCCGGCATGAAGATTCTGCAATTTGCCTTTGACTCCGGTAGCGGTAACCCCTATTTGCCCCACAATTACCGCAGTCCCAACTATGTGGTTTATACGGGAACCCACGATAATGACACCACGGTGGGTTGGTTTAATGGCCGATCGCCCGAGGAGCAACAGCGCGTAATCCGCTACGCTGGCTATGCGGGCCCCGATGGCATTCAGTGGGATCTCACCCGGATGGCCATGGCCTCGGTGGCCGACTGGGCGATCGTTCCGTTGCAAGACTGCTTGGGCTTTGGCAGCGATTGCCGCATGAATGTGCCCGGCCAGGCCGATAGTAATTGGGAGTGGCGCTGTTTAGAGGGATCCTTTGCCCCTTGGATGGCCGATCGACTCCGGGAGTTGGTGGATTTGTATGGCCGCTGGGGCTAGGGGCAACCTTGCCACGATCGAGCGCCTGATAGTCGTCATCATCAGCCAGGCCACAAAACCGGCCTGAGGACACAAAGGATCAGATTTTGGAGCATAACCCCCACCCGATCGACTCGGGTGTATGAAATCAGGCGATCGCCCCGCATGAGCAGAAACTTTGCCAATCGCCGTCTTGATCTGGCGCGAATCATGCCCGAATCATTCCTTGAAGAATTCGGGCAGAAGGACGCGGGCACAAGACGGTTTTTGCTCAATGCCCTCACCCTATTTGCCGCCATTTCCCCCGAGCAACAACACCAAGCCATCAACGATCTGATTCAGTTTGAAATCATCATTTTGTCCGATCGCTCGCGGGAATTTTTGCGACGACGGGTGCAAGGCTTGCTGAAGCGGTTCTACTTGCAGAAAAATTTGGGCGAAAACGATATTCGTGAATATTACTATCGTTATTACATCCTCACGGGTACGATTCCGGAGCGCCTAACGCCCGATTATCTAAACTTTTTGATGAAGTTCATTGTGGGCATTGAACTCATCATCATGATTTTCTGCATGAGCTTCATGGAGCAGCAGCGCTTCTTTGAACTGCAAGGAAAATATTCCACCCAAGCCCTGTTGTTTTATCACTACATTCGCCCCATCCGCGACAAGTTAGTTCGAGAACGGGTGGTGACGCGGGATCCATCCGGCAATCACTACTATCGGCGGCCCAGCCTCGATCATTCCGAGGTGATGGATTTTGTCTTTGATGTGTTCGATCTCGATCGAATCGTTGCCTTGGGCGAATATGCCGAAAAACTAGCCTTTGAGCGGGACTACATCCACAGCGGCCCCGATGAGCTGGAGTCGGACGGATCCTGAGCGCCATCGCCCTTGCGATCAATGGCTGGCCGATGGCGTAACCGTTGCCTGAACCTTCCCAAATTGCCCTAATCATCCTGCATCACCCTAATTGTCCTGAGGAACCGGGCCAGCCCTTGGGAACCTGGTGATACTGGTTACGTCCTTAATTGAGGAGCCATCGAAAAATAGCCCATGGCCACGATTTACTGAAAAGAATCAAGCTCCTGGGTTCTAATTCCAGTCACTATCAAAGCCTGCTTTTAAAATCAACCCAACCACTGGATTTTGTTTTCAGTAACTCTTAAAACCAAGAAACTGACTGAATTAATTAGATAAAATTTCTAAGCTGCAACCACCAGAAAACTATTAATAGAAAACCCTAGCCTTAAGCTGCATTCCCCAGGCATGGGCAGGAGGCTTGGGGGGATTGCGGTTGATGATCCCTAACCGAAGGACGGGATCGATCGGCCATCGATCGCCCATCAATCTCCTCAGCCCTTCAGGATCAATCCGCCTGGGATGCCTTCCTTTTGGCTCGATCGCCCCTTAGGCCCCAACCCCACGCCATTGCTATCCCCAAACAACCCGAGCCGATCGCCCCGATGGGATTGGGCGGATTGAGCGATCACTCCACCGGAGCGTTGGCCAAGATGCGATCGCCATCCAGCCGATCCTGAAAATCCGGTTCCCAACAGTCGCTCCCCAGACGAACCAGACAGGGCGATCGTTCCCGATTATTTTTCAGAAAAATCAAGAATTGCGGGAACTTTTTGAAAACTTTTCAGAACATTTTGTTCCCGCAAAATTCCCCAAAAAAAATTTCCCCACTTCCGGATTCTTCGATCGCTTCCCGAAGGAATAGGCAGCGAACCACAGTTCACCAACCCGCACAGGGAACGCAACAGCAATTCACTTGCACCTCGATAGCGGTTCCGGTTCCACCGGCCCCTAAGCACCCAAGAATGCAGGACTTGCACCAGCGTTTGGGACTCGAACTCGTGACCGCAATGGTTGCGGCTGTTCGTCCGCGCCTCTTCAACTCAACAGCTCACCTTTTGCAACTCAAGTCCACTGGAGGAGTCAATGGCTGTTATTAACGGAACCAACTTTCCCGATGTCATCCCCATTACTGAAACCCAAGCCGCCCTCGACAGCCTGGCCGGGAATGATGTGATCAGCGGTTTGGATAGCAACGACATCATCCGGGGCTATAACGGAGACGATCGCATCCTGGGCGGCAACGACAACGATCGCCTGTTTGGCAACCAAGGCGTAGATACCCTGGAAGGGGAATCCGGCGACGATGAATTGCTCGGCGGTGCTGGCAATGACCTGTTGTTGGGCGGACTCGGCAATGACCTGATGTTCGGCAACATGGACAGCGACCAACTGTATGGCGGCAGCGGCGGCGACGAGCTGTATGGCGGCAAAGGCAACGACCTGCTGTTTGGCGAAGACGGCGACGATGTGTTGTCCGGCGACCTGGGCGCAGACACCATGCGCGGCGGTCAAGGCAACGATACCTTTGTGATCGGTCGCCGCAGCGACAGCTTCTCGGCCCAGACCGGTCAAATTTCCACCGGCGGTTCCACCATCCTGGAAGCCGACGTGATTGAAGACTTCAACCAATTTGGCCAAGACCAAATTCGGCTGATTGGCGGAGTCACCATGTCTGACCTGGAAATCTTTGATGGTTCCGGTCAAACCGCTGGCAGCGCCATCATTCGCGACAAAGGCAACAACCAAATTTTGGCGGTGGTGAAAGGGGTCAGCGCCAACCAACTGATGAACACCCCCGGCACGTTCAGTTCCGATGGTGTGCAACCTGGATCTGTGCCGCCCCAAGGCGCACTGCAATTTTCGGTGGCCAACCTGACCGGCACGGAAGGTTCCCAAGTGGAAGTGACCGTGACGCGGGATGTGAACCAATCGGCGGGTGCGGTTTCCGTGGATGTGGGTGTGTTGGGCGGCACGGCAACGGCCAACGCAGACTACAAAACCTTCAACCAAACCTTGAACTTTGCGCCGGGTCAAATTAGCCAAACCTTCAAGGTGGATCTGATTGACGATGCGCCTTTGGCCGACAGCGGTGAAACGATTCGGATGTTGCTGTCTCGTCCCACGGGCGGCGCAATCTTGGGCAAGCAGGATTCGGCAATCTTGACGATCGTGGACAAGGGCGCAACGGGCGGCGGCGGAACCACTGGCTCTTCCACTTTCCAATTCAGCGGCGCAACCTACACGGCGACGGAAGGCACGGCCACGGTACAAGCGGCCATCAACATCACCCGCACGGGCGACACTTCCCAAGCTGGCTCCGTCACCTTCTCGACCGGTACAGGCGGCACGGCGACGGCTGGCTCGGACTACACGGCGGTTGCGAACCAAGTGGTGAGCTTCGCGGCAGGTGAAACGACCAAAACAGTGAACGTGCCGGTTCTGTCCGATGCGATTACGCCAGAGGCCGATGAGACAGTTAACCTGACTCTGACGGCTCCCACTGGCGGTACGTTGGGCACTCAGGCCACTTCGGTGCTGACGATCAAGGATGTTGCTTCGGCCCCTCCCACAACTCTGCCCCCTGGTAGCTCAGCAGTTGGCAACACATTGCAATTCAATAGTGATCCGAATGCGGTCACGATTGATGCTGGATTACTCAATCTCTTTCCTGGTGGTGTTAACGGCGGAGCTGGGGACGATCAACTGACGGTTCCTGTTACTACCCCTGCAACGGCTGCAACGGTTCGCGGCGAGGCAGGAAATGATGTTATCAGTGGCACAGCAGCCACTGCCGTCATGACCGTTGATGGCGGTGATGGTAATGATGCGATTACGGGTAGTACCGTGGTTGGTGACAAGCTGTTGGGTGGCGCTGGTGATGACATCATCAATGTTGGTACTGCTGGGGGTGCAACTGTCGTGGGCGGCCCTGGCTTGGATCGAATTGTTGGTGGTACTGGTGCTGGTGCTGGTGCTAACACCTATGCCTATCAAGCTAGCGACACAACAGGCAGCCTCTTGACGGCCGACCAGATTACTAACTTCAAGGCTGCTGACAAGATTGGTCTTGGCCCTGGCTTGACCAGCTTGGTGATTACGCCAGAAGTGGTTAATGTGGCTGGCGTGGCTGGCACGGCTGATTTGGCGCTGTCTTACGTGGATGCGAATAACACGAAGAAGTATCTGGCCGTGTTGGTGGACTATACCGGAACTTTCACAGCGGCAGCCAATGTGACCAACGTTGCGGCGAGCACGTTCACGATCTAGTAGAGCCGCACGAGTTGAGGCAGGACGGAGAAATTCTGTCCTGCGAAGACTGCCAAAAATTTCACTTCTGAACTCGATGGGGGGCTGGGTCGATCGACCTGGCCCCTTTCTTTGGTGGTTAGCGCGGGGCCTTTGTCCAGCCGGCCGCGATCGCCTCCGCCTCCGAGCAAAACCAGCGTTCCCCTCGCGATAGGTCGATCACGGTGCGCTCATAGTCCCGCATTCCTGGCAGGTGATATAGCCGTCGCCCGGTGTTTTGGCCGTCCGTGGTTTGGGAGATGTTGCCTTTGATCGGGCAGTTGGGATCGGGTGGGGTGGTGGAACGGCTGCTGGGGGCTGATTGGGTGTTGGGTCGCTGTTGGGCCTGGGCCGGTGCGATCGCCGTGGAGCCAATAACCAGGGCGATCGCACCGCCTAAAAGCTGATGAAGCATTGAGATCACCAAAAGAAAAGGGTCTGAAGCCCCGCCCTTTTAAGGCGGCTTTTTCTATGATCAGTTTCTATAATGCTAGCTATGAAAGCACGATTTCGCTACCGAATCTATCCCAATCGCCTACAAAGAATAATGCTGGCGAAAACATTTGGTTGCGCTCGTATGGTGTGCAACGATGCAATTCGGTTGCGTCAAGACCTCTATCAGCAAGGGGAAAAAGTTGGCGACACTGAGCTTCAGAAATGACTGATTACCCAAGCCAAACTTTCTGCTTTTTGGAACCAACAAATGACCAAAGCTCGTCCAGTTGCAGGATTAAACAGCCTTTTTTTTAGGGCGTACTTGGGCCTGGCGAGGGATGTTTGAAGTGTAAGATATTACTTGCTCAGAACCCCAAATAACATTAATTAGAAAAACACAAGCATGACTTTACTGGAACTTCGTGAAGCAACCTTAGCCTTGCCATGGCGAGATCGGTGGTTACTACTTTGGACTGTCATTCGATCGCTCTTCATGTTCAAACCACAGGAAATGCCACCGACGATCCTTGAGCGCATGGGTGGATTACCAGAGCATTGGCTTCATGATGGTGACTTGGCTGATCGAGATTTAAGACGAGTCGCCTTGGCCGATCGACTCCATCAATCCACTACAGATCAATCATGAAGCCAGCAAAAGTGCTAGTGGACTCAGGCGTTTTAATTGCTTTTTATAATGCTGAGGATCGATACCACAGTCGAGTTGTTGATTTCTTTAGAACTTGTCGAAGTGAACTGATTACAACTTTGGCTTGTGTCACGGAAGTACTTTGGTTATTGAATAAAAGCTGGCAAGTTCAAAATATTTTTCTGAACCACTTAGCACAGAATATTTATCGCTGTGAGTCATTAAATCGTCATGATTTTCAAAGAATTGTAGAACTCAATGAACAATACTCAGATTTGCCTGGAGACTTTGCAGATTTAGCATTGGTGGCTATTTCAGAACGATTACGAATTGCAGAAATTGCAACTTTAGATCAGGATTTCGATGTTTATCGTCGCTACCGCAAAGAGCCTTTTATTCGGGTCTTTCGCCCCTAACTTGATCAAACTCAGGTTACGCATTACCCACTATCTACTCGCTAGTGAAGTCTAGCGACATGGGATCGCGCGGAATTTGTGGGGAGTGGGTTCCCTGAGGGCGGCCAGTTCATAAACAGGAAGTACCTCCACGATCGGGTGGAGCGTGGGCCGCATACTGGATTTATTCGCGATCCGGCGTTCTGCCAAGTTTTGGAGGCCCGGCTGCTCACCATCAGGAGATGCTGCCATGAAAACCAACCGATTTTTCTCGATTTTGACCGCCAGCCTGGCGATCGCCACGATCGTACCTTGGGCAGCGCCGGCCCGGGCCGATTTAATTGCCCTGGGGCCGGGCATGAGTGAACCGATTCTTCGATCGGGCACGGCCGGCGGCAGCACCAGTACCAGTTGTGGCTTTGTGGCCGGTGCGCCCAACCATCGCTTGGCGGTGGGTCAGGATTTTGGCTCCCTGCGGGTGAAGGTGCAGGGGGGTGATGGTTTAACGCTGTTGGTGGTGGGGCCGAGCGGTCAATTTTGCATTCCGGCGGCCAACGGGGTGGCGGAAATGCCGGGCTATTGGGGTGCGGGCAACTATGACATCTTTGTGGGCGATCGCAACCCCAGCGGCCGCCAACCCTATCAACTCTCGATTTCCACTAATTAATTCCCACTAATTAATCTCCGTTAATTAGTGCTCAAGATGAGTGCTCAAGATGAGTATTCGAGAACTGTAAGAGCGTTCAATAGCGTTGGTCGGGTGGGGTGGCATCTCTTAGCTCTCGTTTGCCCACCTCCACCGCTTGCACATCGATCGTGCCGGGGGCCGATTGGCGCTGCACCGTTTGCCCCAAACCGCTGAGGGGTGTGCCGCAGTTTGGGCAGTTGCTGCTGAAGCCGCGCAGGGTGGTGACGGGATAGCCACAGGCGGGGCAGGGGCCGGCCACCAAGTTGCGCCGCAGCCACCATAAACCAACCACACTGAGCACGATCGGGGTCAAAATCACCAGCAACAGCAACCAACCGATCGCCTGCACCACCACCCCTAAACCGATCGCATTCAGCAGCCCGATCGCCCCTAAAATCAGCAACCAG includes these proteins:
- a CDS encoding Calx-beta domain-containing protein; the encoded protein is MAVINGTNFPDVIPITETQAALDSLAGNDVISGLDSNDIIRGYNGDDRILGGNDNDRLFGNQGVDTLEGESGDDELLGGAGNDLLLGGLGNDLMFGNMDSDQLYGGSGGDELYGGKGNDLLFGEDGDDVLSGDLGADTMRGGQGNDTFVIGRRSDSFSAQTGQISTGGSTILEADVIEDFNQFGQDQIRLIGGVTMSDLEIFDGSGQTAGSAIIRDKGNNQILAVVKGVSANQLMNTPGTFSSDGVQPGSVPPQGALQFSVANLTGTEGSQVEVTVTRDVNQSAGAVSVDVGVLGGTATANADYKTFNQTLNFAPGQISQTFKVDLIDDAPLADSGETIRMLLSRPTGGAILGKQDSAILTIVDKGATGGGGTTGSSTFQFSGATYTATEGTATVQAAINITRTGDTSQAGSVTFSTGTGGTATAGSDYTAVANQVVSFAAGETTKTVNVPVLSDAITPEADETVNLTLTAPTGGTLGTQATSVLTIKDVASAPPTTLPPGSSAVGNTLQFNSDPNAVTIDAGLLNLFPGGVNGGAGDDQLTVPVTTPATAATVRGEAGNDVISGTAATAVMTVDGGDGNDAITGSTVVGDKLLGGAGDDIINVGTAGGATVVGGPGLDRIVGGTGAGAGANTYAYQASDTTGSLLTADQITNFKAADKIGLGPGLTSLVITPEVVNVAGVAGTADLALSYVDANNTKKYLAVLVDYTGTFTAAANVTNVAASTFTI
- a CDS encoding sulfotransferase family protein; this encodes MKILGAGLSKTGTSSLHAALQILGLYGLHFDRDRLNEILSGKVTQPNFRCYDDVDVVTDLPSAYFYRELASAYPDSKIILTVRDVDAWWRSVEFHINHRFPVSPSLGIRAQLAQRWQLDRWLSHGPWPTDWQVGWQNFWQESASQQFRRDLRNCVYGSAIATEFLYKKKYLEHNDRVMAEIPPDRLLVMNIPAGDGWEKLCPFLGMPIPDQPFPHAYKTEHQAYKR
- the trpB gene encoding tryptophan synthase subunit beta; protein product: MTVTPLRSATFNAQVPDALGRFGQFGGKYVPETLMPALAELERAYEHYRHDPDFQAELQGLLQDYVGRPSPLYFAERLTQHYARPDGSGPQIYLKREDLNHTGAHKINNAIAQALLAKRMGKQRIIAETGAGQHGVATATVCARFGLDCVIYMGIHDMERQALNVFRMKLMGAEVRPVEAGTGTLKDATSEAIRDWVTNVETTHYILGSVAGPHPYPMMVRDFHAIIGQETRQQCQAKWGGLPDILLACVGGGSNAMGLFHEFVTEPTVRMIGVEAAGEGAETEKHAATLTKGRVGVLHGAMSYLLQDGDGQVIEAHSISAGLDYPGVGPEHAYLKDAGRAEYYSVTDQEALDAFQRVSRLEGIIPALETAHAFAHLEKLCPTLEGSPKIVINCSGRGDKDVQTVAKVLMP
- the malQ gene encoding 4-alpha-glucanotransferase codes for the protein MARLSGILLHPTSLPSRYGVGDLGDQAIAFCDWLQAGAQRVWQMLPLGPVGAGNSPYMSFSAIAGEPLLISPDRLVEAGWLPAAALEQVPDFNPHRVDFAAVRAYKDRLFVQAWAGFQVHATAEQRTAFEEFCTEQATWLEDFALFMTLKAEFGQIVWNRWDVGFAQRDPAVLAAARQTLAEPIALQRFLQFVFFEQWQQLKTAANERGVQLVGDVPIYVSFDSADVWANRELFALDPDTLDPAQMAGVPPDYFSATGQLWGNPVYDWETNAQTGYHWWINRFRHLFTMVDWVRIDHFRGFESFWAVPQGEETAINGDWVPGPGAAFFEAVQGALGKLPVIAEDLGIITPEVEALRDRFQFPGMKILQFAFDSGSGNPYLPHNYRSPNYVVYTGTHDNDTTVGWFNGRSPEEQQRVIRYAGYAGPDGIQWDLTRMAMASVADWAIVPLQDCLGFGSDCRMNVPGQADSNWEWRCLEGSFAPWMADRLRELVDLYGRWG
- a CDS encoding type II toxin-antitoxin system VapC family toxin; this encodes MKPAKVLVDSGVLIAFYNAEDRYHSRVVDFFRTCRSELITTLACVTEVLWLLNKSWQVQNIFLNHLAQNIYRCESLNRHDFQRIVELNEQYSDLPGDFADLALVAISERLRIAEIATLDQDFDVYRRYRKEPFIRVFRP
- a CDS encoding helix-turn-helix domain-containing protein, with product MKARFRYRIYPNRLQRIMLAKTFGCARMVCNDAIRLRQDLYQQGEKVGDTELQK